In Pseudonocardia sp. C8, one genomic interval encodes:
- a CDS encoding ANTAR domain-containing protein encodes MSAHARQRCRTAPGSASGTAWSGADDPSPSGAAEVEMLSGSSDTQILHACRADPAFRATRSPYLVLDRELRIVGANPAYCEATLRTPDELAGRPVFEVFPENPELVGAGAAAAAAASLERVLRSGVRDHLPVLRYDVPAPAGRPGFVERVWVTVNSPLRDRDGRVIGVLHHAEDVTGLLDPGSDGPGPAAAALARALDAENAQLRRRFARHTSIEQAKGALMAGRGCTAEEAFALLRRHSHDTSTTLHAIADAVLRDATGRPDGPPVRGGR; translated from the coding sequence GTGTCCGCACACGCACGTCAGCGCTGCCGGACCGCGCCGGGCTCGGCCTCCGGCACCGCGTGGAGCGGCGCCGACGACCCGTCGCCGTCCGGGGCGGCGGAGGTCGAGATGCTTTCCGGGTCCTCGGACACGCAGATCCTGCACGCCTGCCGTGCCGATCCCGCGTTCCGCGCCACGCGTTCGCCGTACCTGGTCCTGGACCGTGAGCTGCGCATCGTCGGTGCGAACCCCGCCTACTGCGAGGCCACGCTGCGCACGCCCGACGAGCTCGCCGGCCGGCCGGTGTTCGAGGTGTTCCCGGAGAACCCGGAGCTCGTGGGGGCGGGGGCCGCCGCGGCCGCCGCGGCGTCCCTGGAGCGGGTGCTGCGGTCGGGGGTCCGGGACCACCTGCCCGTCCTGCGGTACGACGTGCCGGCGCCGGCCGGGCGACCGGGGTTCGTCGAGCGGGTGTGGGTCACCGTCAACTCGCCGCTGCGCGACCGGGACGGCCGGGTGATCGGTGTCCTGCACCACGCCGAGGACGTGACCGGCCTGCTCGACCCGGGGTCCGACGGGCCGGGCCCGGCCGCGGCGGCGCTCGCCCGCGCGCTCGACGCCGAGAACGCGCAGCTGCGCAGGCGTTTCGCCCGGCACACGAGCATCGAGCAGGCCAAGGGCGCGCTCATGGCCGGCCGCGGCTGCACGGCGGAGGAGGCGTTCGCGCTGCTCCGCCGCCACTCGCACGACACGAGCACCACGCTGCACGCGATCGCGGACGCCGTGCTGCGCGACGCCACCGGCCGCCCGGACGGACCACCGGTCAGGGGCGGGCGATGA
- a CDS encoding S8 family serine peptidase, whose translation MTDPRTVGTRRAGGAHTGRYLLVLSDDVLGDDDAPARTAVQDLTGQSEVVSSLGRPSGARPTLFSRLGVAVADLDPEQVRSARADRRVLSVEPERVQRALTGPGLSADYLKGFADAATALAGKAAATAAVATRFGDTDRLTWGLQATGVDASPATGAGVAVAVLDTGLDLGHPDLAGRQIESRSFVDGQQVQDVQGHGTHCIGTACGPLAPDPGRRYGIAHEARILVGKVLGDDGSGTDADILEGIEWAIAGGAQVVSMSLGADLNDVSAAYENAGRRALDVGTLVVAAAGNNAERSRGDVGFVGVPANSPSIMAVAAVDPALAIADFSAASSAVEGGQVDIAGPGVDVYSSWPMPQRTRTISGTSMATPHVAGIAALWSQHTGARGRDLWTRLTQAAQRLPLPSGDVGAGLVRAPGS comes from the coding sequence ATGACGGACCCGCGCACGGTCGGGACGCGGCGGGCCGGCGGCGCGCACACCGGGCGGTACCTGCTGGTGCTCAGCGACGACGTGCTCGGCGACGACGACGCGCCGGCCCGGACCGCGGTGCAGGACCTGACCGGGCAGTCCGAGGTGGTGAGCAGCCTGGGCCGACCGTCCGGCGCCCGCCCGACCCTGTTCTCCCGGCTCGGTGTCGCGGTCGCCGATCTCGACCCGGAGCAGGTGCGGTCCGCCCGGGCCGACCGGCGGGTCCTGAGCGTCGAGCCGGAACGTGTGCAGCGCGCCCTCACCGGCCCGGGCCTGTCGGCGGACTACCTGAAGGGGTTCGCGGACGCCGCGACCGCCCTCGCCGGCAAGGCCGCGGCCACCGCCGCGGTCGCGACCCGCTTCGGTGACACCGACCGGCTGACGTGGGGGCTGCAGGCCACCGGGGTCGACGCCTCCCCCGCGACCGGCGCCGGCGTCGCCGTCGCGGTGCTCGACACCGGGCTCGACCTCGGGCACCCGGACCTCGCGGGCCGGCAGATCGAGTCGCGCTCGTTCGTCGACGGCCAGCAGGTGCAGGACGTCCAGGGGCACGGCACGCACTGCATCGGTACCGCCTGCGGCCCGCTCGCACCGGACCCGGGCCGCCGGTACGGGATCGCGCACGAGGCGCGCATCCTGGTCGGGAAGGTCCTGGGCGACGACGGCTCCGGCACCGACGCCGACATCCTCGAGGGCATCGAGTGGGCGATCGCCGGCGGCGCCCAGGTCGTGTCGATGTCGCTCGGCGCCGACCTGAACGACGTCTCGGCGGCCTACGAGAACGCGGGCCGGCGCGCCCTCGACGTCGGCACCCTGGTCGTCGCCGCGGCGGGGAACAACGCCGAGCGGTCCCGCGGCGACGTCGGGTTCGTCGGCGTACCGGCGAACAGCCCGTCGATCATGGCCGTGGCCGCGGTGGACCCCGCACTCGCGATCGCCGACTTCTCGGCGGCCAGCTCCGCGGTGGAGGGCGGTCAGGTCGACATCGCGGGACCCGGCGTCGACGTCTACTCCTCCTGGCCGATGCCCCAGCGCACCCGCACGATCTCCGGGACGTCGATGGCCACCCCGCACGTCGCCGGGATCGCCGCGTTGTGGTCGCAGCACACGGGCGCCCGCGGGCGGGACCTCTGGACCCGGCTCACCCAGGCCGCCCAGCGGTTGCCGCTGCCCTCCGGGGACGTCGGGGCCGGCCTCGTGCGGGCCCCGGGGAGCTGA
- a CDS encoding VOC family protein, with protein sequence MTEAAPHDRQQLTEARWTHVALPTGNLDAAIDFYTTMTPLTVVERFSDDAGESVWLSNEKQVETPMVLVLVAFDRDRGGELGLLRPFAHLGIEVPRREDVDAAADRARAAGCLHWEPRQMPEPVGYICALTDPDGNVVEFSHGQDVFALVRARWGGGS encoded by the coding sequence ATGACCGAGGCCGCCCCGCACGACCGGCAGCAGCTGACCGAGGCGCGGTGGACGCACGTCGCCCTGCCCACCGGGAACCTCGACGCCGCGATCGACTTCTACACCACCATGACCCCGCTGACCGTCGTCGAGCGGTTCTCCGACGACGCCGGGGAGAGCGTGTGGCTCTCGAACGAGAAGCAGGTCGAGACGCCGATGGTGCTCGTCCTCGTGGCCTTCGACCGGGACAGGGGCGGTGAGCTGGGGCTGCTGCGGCCGTTCGCGCACCTCGGCATCGAGGTCCCCCGCCGCGAGGACGTCGACGCGGCCGCCGACCGCGCCCGTGCCGCGGGCTGCCTGCACTGGGAGCCGCGGCAGATGCCGGAGCCCGTGGGCTACATCTGCGCGCTGACCGACCCGGACGGGAACGTCGTCGAGTTCTCCCACGGCCAGGACGTGTTCGCGCTGGTCCGGGCCCGGTGGGGCGGCGGTTCCTGA
- a CDS encoding universal stress protein, whose protein sequence is MSEQRRGPVVVGVDGSASALDAVRWAAGEAAARRVGLRLVAVFTPLPRSPRHDLGLAARYREHAVEELRGQLTSAAGVVTAAAPEVTVETDLRTGYPAPVLVEESHGASLTVVGSRGLGGFSGLLVGSVAVAIAAHGGSPVLVVRGDRGPDAALPVVLGVDGSPAGESAVGIAFELAARRSVPLRAVHAWSDTAVGQDGAVLIDRQTLETEEREVLAERLAGWAQKFPDVDVQRVVVRDRPAHALVEEAAGAAVVVVGSRGRGGLTGLLLGSVGQALLHHADSPVLIARP, encoded by the coding sequence ATGTCGGAGCAGCGCCGTGGTCCGGTCGTGGTCGGTGTCGACGGGTCGGCGTCCGCGCTCGACGCGGTCCGGTGGGCGGCGGGCGAGGCGGCCGCCCGACGTGTGGGCCTGCGTCTGGTCGCGGTGTTCACCCCGCTGCCGAGGAGCCCTCGGCACGATCTCGGGCTGGCGGCCCGCTACCGGGAACACGCGGTGGAGGAGCTGCGCGGACAGCTCACCTCCGCGGCCGGGGTCGTGACCGCCGCCGCACCGGAGGTCACGGTCGAGACGGACCTGCGGACCGGTTACCCGGCACCGGTGCTGGTCGAGGAGTCGCACGGTGCGTCGCTCACGGTGGTCGGCAGCCGCGGCCTGGGTGGGTTCAGCGGCCTGCTCGTCGGGTCGGTGGCCGTGGCGATCGCCGCGCACGGCGGGTCACCCGTGCTCGTCGTGCGCGGGGACCGGGGCCCGGACGCCGCCCTGCCGGTGGTCCTCGGCGTCGACGGGTCACCCGCCGGGGAGAGCGCGGTCGGGATCGCGTTCGAGCTGGCGGCCCGGCGGTCGGTGCCGCTCCGGGCGGTGCACGCCTGGTCGGACACCGCCGTCGGCCAGGACGGCGCCGTGCTGATCGACCGGCAGACGCTGGAGACCGAGGAACGGGAGGTGCTCGCCGAGCGCCTGGCCGGCTGGGCCCAGAAGTTCCCCGACGTCGACGTCCAGCGGGTCGTCGTCCGCGACCGGCCTGCGCACGCGCTCGTCGAGGAGGCCGCCGGCGCCGCGGTGGTCGTCGTCGGGTCCCGGGGACGCGGCGGCCTGACCGGGCTCCTGCTGGGCTCGGTCGGTCAGGCCCTCCTGCACCACGCGGACAGCCCGGTGCTCATCGCCCGCCCCTGA
- a CDS encoding three-helix bundle dimerization domain-containing protein, giving the protein MPSDPSVRGAIDRLSAEFAGRAPAVVIDRVVRSSRRDLDTAPAAALPELVERLARQRLLDGTAARG; this is encoded by the coding sequence GTGCCTTCCGACCCCAGCGTCCGAGGCGCCATCGACCGGCTGTCCGCCGAGTTCGCCGGCCGCGCGCCCGCCGTCGTCATCGACCGGGTCGTCCGCAGCTCGCGCCGGGACCTCGACACCGCTCCGGCCGCCGCCCTCCCCGAGCTCGTCGAGCGGCTCGCGCGGCAGCGCCTCCTCGACGGCACCGCCGCGCGCGGCTGA